A window of the Candidatus Binatia bacterium genome harbors these coding sequences:
- a CDS encoding efflux RND transporter periplasmic adaptor subunit, with protein sequence MIAARFLAHALLVAALVARAALAEEEHSRHDHSDSESTEDHDDDHAIRLTAAQLAAFGVTVATAGPAKIDHGVELLGEVRPNGDTLAHIVPRFPGIVRQVRATVGDEVRAGNVLATIESNESLAPYELKTQLDGTVIERHITRGESVDREKQAFVIADLSSVWVDLAVYQKDLDHVRVGQSVLVSSGSAEAEGKISYIAPVVDEPTRTAIARVVLPNPEHAWRPGLFVTARVLDPIPAEVAIERSAIQTIEGRATVFVEAREGFEPHPVTLGRTGETLVEVLDGLGAGTRYVATNSFLLKAELGKGEAEHEH encoded by the coding sequence ATGATCGCAGCTCGCTTTCTCGCGCATGCGCTCCTCGTCGCTGCGCTCGTTGCCCGGGCGGCCTTGGCTGAAGAAGAGCACAGCCGCCACGATCACAGCGACAGTGAGAGCACCGAGGATCATGATGACGACCACGCGATTCGCCTGACCGCTGCGCAGCTCGCTGCCTTCGGCGTCACAGTCGCGACCGCCGGCCCGGCCAAGATCGACCACGGGGTCGAGTTGCTCGGTGAAGTCCGTCCGAATGGCGACACTCTCGCCCACATCGTTCCGCGGTTTCCCGGGATCGTCCGTCAGGTCCGCGCCACCGTGGGAGACGAGGTCCGGGCGGGCAATGTCCTTGCCACCATCGAGAGCAACGAGAGCTTAGCCCCGTATGAGCTCAAGACGCAGCTCGACGGGACCGTCATCGAGCGGCACATTACCCGTGGGGAATCCGTCGACCGCGAGAAGCAGGCCTTCGTCATCGCTGATCTGTCCTCGGTCTGGGTCGACCTCGCCGTCTATCAGAAAGATCTCGATCACGTCCGTGTCGGCCAGAGTGTGCTCGTCTCTTCAGGTTCGGCTGAGGCGGAAGGGAAGATCTCCTACATCGCCCCCGTCGTCGACGAGCCGACGCGCACGGCAATCGCACGCGTCGTTTTGCCCAACCCCGAGCACGCTTGGCGTCCGGGCCTGTTCGTCACCGCCAGGGTTCTTGATCCGATTCCGGCGGAAGTGGCGATCGAGCGTAGCGCCATCCAAACCATCGAGGGCCGCGCCACCGTTTTCGTCGAAGCCCGCGAAGGCTTCGAGCCTCATCCGGTGACGCTCGGGCGCACCGGCGAGACGCTCGTCGAAGTCCTCGACGGCCTCGGTGCTGGCACTCGCTATGTCGCCACCAATTCATTTCTACTCAAAGCTGAGCTCGGCAAGGGCGAGGCCGAACACGAACACTG